The proteins below come from a single Stomoxys calcitrans chromosome 1, idStoCalc2.1, whole genome shotgun sequence genomic window:
- the LOC106085253 gene encoding protein Mo25: MPLFGKSQKTPAELVKSLKEAINALETGGDRKAEKAQEDVSKNLVSIKNMLYGSTDSEPPADYVVAQLSQELYNSNLLLLLIQNLQRIDFEGKKHVALIFNNVLRRQIGTRSPTVEYICTKPEILFTLMAGYEDAHPEIALNSGTMLRECARYEALAKIMIHSEEFFKFFRYVEVSTFDIASDAFSTFKELLTRHKLLCAEFLEANYDKFFTQHYQHLLNSENYVTRRQSLKLLGELLLDRHNFTVMTRYISEPENLKLMMNMLKEKSRNIQFEAFHVFKVFVANPNKPKPILDILLRNQSKLVDFLTNFHTDRSEDEQFNDEKAYLIKQIRELKPVQEA; this comes from the coding sequence ATGCCGCTCTTTGGTAAATCACAAAAGACACCAGCTGAGCTGGTCAAGTCACTGAAGGAGGCCATCAATGCGCTGGAAACCGGCGGCGATCGCAAAGCGGAAAAGGCCCAAGAAGATGTTAGTAAAAACCTTGTCAGTATAAAGAATATGTTGTACGGAAGCACAGACTCTGAACCACCGGCCGACTACGTGGTAGCCCAACTGTCTCAGGAATTGTACAATAGTAATCTTTTGCTGTTATTAATACAAAACCTCCAACGCATTGATTTTGAGGGCAAGAAACATGTGGCGTTAATTTTCAACAACGTTCTGAGGAGGCAAATCGGCACGAGATCCCCCACGGTAGAATACATCTGCACCAAACCAGAAATACTATTCACCCTCATGGCCGGTTATGAAGATGCGCATCCCGAAATAGCCCTCAACTCTGGAACTATGCTGAGAGAGTGCGCACGCTACGAGGCCTTGGCCAAGATAATGATACACTCTGAGgagtttttcaagtttttccgTTATGTCGAGGTGTCGACGTTTGACATAGCAAGCGATGCATTCTCCACCTTCAAAGAGCTATTAACCCGCCACAAATTGCTTTGTGCCGAATTCTTGGAGGCCAACTATGACAAATTCTTCACCCAGCACTATCAGCACCTTCTAAATTCGGAGAACTATGTAACACGACGCCAGTCGCTAAAGCTGTTGGGCGAACTGCTGTTGGACCGCCATAACTTCACCGTGATGACCCGGTATATCTCTGAACCGGAAAATCTAAAGTTAATGATGAACATGCTCAAAGAGAAATCACGCAACATACAATTCGAGGCCTTCCATGTTTTTAAAGTTTTCGTGGCCAATCCCAACAAACCCAAGCCAATTCTCGATATCCTGCTGCGCAATCAATCAAAACTGGTGGATTTCTTGACAAACTTTCACACAGATCGTTCCGAAGATGAGCAATTCAATGACGAGAAGGCGTATTTGATCAAGCAAATCCGGGAGTTGAAGCCTGTGCAAGAAGCTTAG
- the LOC106085246 gene encoding proteasome subunit beta type-1 produces the protein MAFLGVEQFPDYKVPGAQHQDFSPYESNGGSIVAIAGDDYVVIAADTRLSSGYSIHTRKQNKLFQLSQKTVLGSTGCWCDTLALTALVRARMQMYEHTHLKTMSTDAIAQMLSIIMYNKRFFPYYVSNVLAGLDNEGKGVVYSYDPIGHCERTTYRAGGSAGALLQPVLDNQIGFKNMVLEGGEIPKVSKERAIAIATDTFISAAERDIYTGDAVMINIITKDGTEVKEVPLRKD, from the exons aTGGCTTTCCTTGGAGTTGAACAATTCCCCGATTATAAAGTGCCTGGTGCCCAACATCAGGACTTTTCTCCTTATGAATCTAATGGAGG ATCCATTGTGGCCATTGCTGGAGATGATTATGTGGTAATTGCTGCCGATACGCGTCTGAGCAGTGGTTATTCCATACACACTCGCAAACAAAATAAACTTTTCCAGCTGAGTCAAAAAACTGTATTGGGCTCCACCGGTTGTTGGTGTGACACCTTGGCGTTGACAGCTTTGGTCAGGGCTCGTATGCAAATGTACGAACACACTCATTTGAAGACTATGTCCACGGATGCAATCGCTCAAATGCTGTCAATCATCATGTACAACAAACGTTTCTTCCCCTATTATGTGTCCAACGTCTTGGCCGGCTTGGACAATGAAGGCAAGGGTGTTGTCTACTCGTACGATCCCATTGGCCACTGTGAACGCACCACATATAGAGCAGGAGGTTCCGCTGGTGCTCTGTTGCAGCCTGTATTGGATAATCAAATTGGTTTTAAGAACATGGTTTTAGAGGGTGGTGAAATTCCCAAAGTATCTAAAGAGCGTGCTATTGCCATTGCTACAGACACATTCATTTCTGCGGCCGAACGTGATATTTACACCGGTGATGCAGTTATGATTAACATCATTACCAAAGATGGTACTGAAGTTAAGGAAGTTCCATTGAGAAAGGATTAG
- the LOC106085247 gene encoding protein nutcracker isoform X2 yields MSLTEVKNLDCLLVADTCMECVCQPLENLLQHLEGSKPSQAELIFILVYAVALESGFVSLKTLQSNKSMIKYLPATSSYHSKNVLCLSLLPPLYIKSEGLERFSLKLRSLIDVEMQTEEDVFSLLVGFVCGDYIILTLSPSNSTGANGFSVALPIGRYVLSMHSKNKPVFQRFRKLHELSLVLRDKLFTPMRNQHLCRLEAVIYPSLNGMPPELYDNILKYLSYNQLKILANVNKTLYNTTVCSKHMLKYLQQSTSPRAIASRSHCR; encoded by the coding sequence ATGTCCTTGACAGAAGTAAAGAATCTCGATTGCCTTTTGGTGGCGGATACTTGTATGGAGTGTGTATGCCAGCCATTGGAAAATCTACTACAACACTTGGAAGGCTCAAAACCCAGCCAGGCAGAATTAATCTTCATACTGGTTTACGCTGTGGCATTAGAATCTGGATTTGTGAGCCTCAAAACCTTGCAAAGCAATAAAAGTATGATAAAATACTTGCCTGCCACCTCTTCATATCATTCCAAAAATGTATTATGCCTAAGTTTATTACCGCCACTTTATATAAAGTCAGAAGGTttggaaagattttctctgaaACTGCGCTCGTTAATCGATGTGGAGATGCAAACGGAAGAAGATGTATTTTCACTACTTGTTGGATTTGTTTGTGGAGATTATATAATCCTGACCCTCTCGCCATCGAATTCAACCGGAGCCAATGGATTTAGTGTGGCCCTACCCATAGGTCGTTATGTGTTGTCCATGCATTCGAAAAACAAGCCAGTGTTCCAACGTTTTCGCAAGCTGCATGAACTTTCATTGGTGTTGCGTGACAAACTCTTCACACCCATGCGCAACCAACATTTATGCAGACTGGAAGCTGTTATATATCCTTCGCTGAATGGTATGCCACCAGAACTCTATGACAATATACTGAAATACCTGAGCTATAATCAATTGAAGATTTTGGCCAACGTCAACAAAACATTGTACAATACGACTGTGTGCAGCAAGCACATGTTGAAATACCTGCAGCAGAGTACCAGCCCAAGAGCAATAGCTTCAAGAAGTCACTGCAGATAG
- the LOC106085247 gene encoding protein nutcracker isoform X1 has translation MSNSSAIGESLDPKSTETLDSENIPTAAASNTDTTKNQEEDVMATPENVKNSSNVHKRYCADMSLTEVKNLDCLLVADTCMECVCQPLENLLQHLEGSKPSQAELIFILVYAVALESGFVSLKTLQSNKSMIKYLPATSSYHSKNVLCLSLLPPLYIKSEGLERFSLKLRSLIDVEMQTEEDVFSLLVGFVCGDYIILTLSPSNSTGANGFSVALPIGRYVLSMHSKNKPVFQRFRKLHELSLVLRDKLFTPMRNQHLCRLEAVIYPSLNGMPPELYDNILKYLSYNQLKILANVNKTLYNTTVCSKHMLKYLQQSTSPRAIASRSHCR, from the exons atgtcaaattcttCTGCTATCGGTGAATCCTTGGATCCAAAATCCACGGAAACACTAGATTCTGAAAATATCCCCACCGCAGCGGCAAGCAATACAGACACCACCAAAAACCAAGAAGAGGACGTAATGGCTACCCCAGAAAACGTCAAAAACTCCAGCAACG TTCATAAAAGATACTGTGCCGATATGTCCTTGACAGAAGTAAAGAATCTCGATTGCCTTTTGGTGGCGGATACTTGTATGGAGTGTGTATGCCAGCCATTGGAAAATCTACTACAACACTTGGAAGGCTCAAAACCCAGCCAGGCAGAATTAATCTTCATACTGGTTTACGCTGTGGCATTAGAATCTGGATTTGTGAGCCTCAAAACCTTGCAAAGCAATAAAAGTATGATAAAATACTTGCCTGCCACCTCTTCATATCATTCCAAAAATGTATTATGCCTAAGTTTATTACCGCCACTTTATATAAAGTCAGAAGGTttggaaagattttctctgaaACTGCGCTCGTTAATCGATGTGGAGATGCAAACGGAAGAAGATGTATTTTCACTACTTGTTGGATTTGTTTGTGGAGATTATATAATCCTGACCCTCTCGCCATCGAATTCAACCGGAGCCAATGGATTTAGTGTGGCCCTACCCATAGGTCGTTATGTGTTGTCCATGCATTCGAAAAACAAGCCAGTGTTCCAACGTTTTCGCAAGCTGCATGAACTTTCATTGGTGTTGCGTGACAAACTCTTCACACCCATGCGCAACCAACATTTATGCAGACTGGAAGCTGTTATATATCCTTCGCTGAATGGTATGCCACCAGAACTCTATGACAATATACTGAAATACCTGAGCTATAATCAATTGAAGATTTTGGCCAACGTCAACAAAACATTGTACAATACGACTGTGTGCAGCAAGCACATGTTGAAATACCTGCAGCAGAGTACCAGCCCAAGAGCAATAGCTTCAAGAAGTCACTGCAGATAG